One genomic segment of Pongo abelii isolate AG06213 chromosome 13, NHGRI_mPonAbe1-v2.0_pri, whole genome shotgun sequence includes these proteins:
- the LOC103891558 gene encoding uncharacterized protein ARRDC1-AS1 — MEFHYVAQADLELLTSSDPPASASQSTEITGGSHRARPGPVHFIDKVTDKPSHSHPFTLQEKWNLNPEPSSPPPPLFLEAPSRQASQHHRASLGAGTSAGCPFEKCCSTEPCLSGLGDVGRGEAASLRARPGSGASRGRGPGSRVSCQRDLGKPLHVPAGFSAGEVHTMPPGNLGA; from the coding sequence atggagtttcactatgttgcccaggctgatctggaactcctgacctcaagcgatccacctgcctcagcctcccaaagtactgagattacaggtgggagccaccgtgcccggcctggtcctgtgcattttatagataaggtaaCTGACAAACCTAGCCACAGTCACCCCTTCACCCTACAGGAGAagtggaatttgaacccagagccttcttcaccaccacctccattGTTTCTGGAAGCACCCTCCAGGCAGGCCAGCCAGCATCACAGGGCCTCCCTTGGGGCTGGAACGTCTGCAGGATGCCCCTTTGAGAAATGCTGCTCCACAGAACCCTGCCTTTCAGGCCTTGGAGACGTGGGCAGGGGAGAAGCAGCGTCCCTCAGAGCCAGGCCTGGCAGTGGTGCCAGCAGGGGCCGAGGCCCAGGGAGCAGGGTCTCCTGTCAGAGGGACCTGGGCAAGCCCCTCCATGTGCCAGCTGGTTTCTCAGCAGGGGAGGTCCACACCATGCCGCCTGGGAACCTGGGTGCCTAA